In Pyxicephalus adspersus chromosome 10, UCB_Pads_2.0, whole genome shotgun sequence, the DNA window CAAAGGGTAAGGGAAAGGTGCAAAGAAGATGGAAAGATAAATGAGGAGGAGATAAGGAACACCATGGCAAGAAGGAGGATGGGAGGTGAAGAGGAGGGTGAGGCCAAAAAGTAGTACAAGGCATGAGAGAGGAAGATTTTAAGTCCAAGTATTTAAGGCAAACATGGTGAAGATGTGCCGAAAAGTTTGTGGTGTTTGGAGAAGTTGGCCGGTCTCACCTCACACTTGTAACACATCATATGGAAGTTCTTCTCCAGAGCCACCACCCTCACCGTCTCATCCCGGCCAGGCTCAGGGGCAATCGGCTCCCCACAGACGGAACAGCGAGGGGCGTACCGCCTACAAAATAAGAAAAGATTATAGATGGAGAAGAAATACTGGAGGAATCAGACGTGGAGATATAAAGGAGAAAATACAAGATAACCCCAAGGAAGAGAAAATGGGGCCCATGACCACCATAAAAAACTCACCGGTGGTAATCTGCTACGCAATGCGGCAGGTTATTCTGGTCCACTATAAAAGGCTCGCCCTGCAGAGGACGGTGGCACACTGCACAGGTAAAGCATTCCGGATGGTAAGCCTTGCCCATTGCCTTCAGCAAACGTTCAGTAATCTTCTTTTGGCACACTGCACAACATTCCAACGTGTCCTGAAAAGAATCCAATATTACTACAGAACTGTACAGAAACTAATATTACAACATTACAATACTGCATGATGACCTGAAAGCCAATGATCAGCAATAGAAAAAGAATTGTCCTTTAGGTAACCCGGGATAGTTCCTATCTTATGTAACTGAAAGATTTCTCCTTAATAATTCCCAATGGGTGGATTGTGATTTTAGGTTCCCAGCAACTGCCCAATATTAGAACTCTCTGTGTTATATCATAAAGAAACATATTTGACATCTTTGGTTTTCGGCAGGTAACCCCCTCTTGGCAGGGCAATGCCCACCATAGCAGAATAATTCACACAGAGCCATTACAATGTAACATTGGGAGATGTAAGGTATCGGCTCCCTGTGATCTCTCCTCACTATGATAAGCGTTTCATCATCACAGCACCAATGAAGGAATATTTCTGAAGGAGGACGGGAAATGaacaaaagttataaaataatCGGGCAATTAGAGAGAGCTAACAAGCTAATATTGTGATCCATGCACGGAGCTGAATTGTACAAAAATGATGCAGAAAACTCCGAACTTATGCCTGAGATTTACGTCATGGTAAACTTTGAATTCTTTTGCATTGCAATGGTGCAGCATTGGATAACAAATCGTTCATTTTTCTAGTCTAATTATAGCGcttgcttttattatattattattgtatatatacattattgcTCTGTATAACCATATTATATGAATTGCTGGCAAGCAGCCACATAGCTGAAATACCATGCtgccaatattatatatttatatataatattattctgACCTATTACTCTGTgtgacttctttttttattacataagttCTGCAGCAGATCCCGATTCACTTTTAGTGCAGCTCCTCTCTCTCAGGCTGCGCagggataataataaaataaaatttggaaGCAATCCCTCAATCTGAAATAGAGAGTCCGGTGTTCCATGCCTTGTATTTTGGAATGACTAGGAATGGGAAGAAGCATGAACTGAAagtatcctattattattattattattattattaatattattattattaataaacaggatttatatagcgccaacatattacacagcgctgtacattaaataggggatcaTTGACCCTGCAATTTTGGGCATTCTGCACCCCTAGCATTCACTTAATGAACACATACCTGGCAATCCCTGCAGCTGTTGCACTCACCTGGTAGCAGTCCTCACACAGCGGACGTCCCTTATTCTCATAGTACTGCTGACCCTGAAGCTGCTGGTCGCACTTGGAGCATGTAAAGCAATGTACGTGATATAAGTGTTCACCGGCTCGCACCACAGTCTCCGTCCGAGAGAGACCCTTACCGCAGAATCCGCAGAGATCTAACGGGAGGGAAAGAATACCGACAGTCAGTCTTTTTATGGTTAAATTATTACCTGTGCAATAAAACTCTTCCCCCCTTTCAATCAAAACCAATATTATTGGCTGGAGATGGTCCTTAGGTTTTAGCTGTGGGTGCCCTTTTCCTGTCCTGACAAGTTAAGATTAAGAAGTTTGGTAGCCGGTCTACAGAGGCTAATCTGCGTGAGAACCAGCAAACAGATTTCCATTCTGGAGATAATTAGAAGGAGATTTAATTGCAGAGTGCAGATCTAATTCACATGTCTACTAATGCCGGTTATAACCCCGGGCAGTATAGACGAATAGGCTTCATTTTGTCATACCAACAAAACCATCACACAGAACTACGTAAATGAGGAGCATAAATAGATTGGTGACCTTTGCAAACAGACACAAGACTTAAAGAGTCATTGACCCCAAAAGTTATACCCTATATGGCCAAACGTGTTCAGACATCTCTCCAAATTACTGCATTTAGGGGGAATGATAACACTTCAATATACAAAGACAATTGttctcttccagccttgtggtgaCACCTAGGTGTAGGCTGTATTtgtgttccaccatgactgtaccccggtGCATAAACCCGGCTCCAAGAAGTATTATGACCAGATTGGTGTGGAGACACTCGATATTCCTACATTGAGCCCTGACCATAACCCTACAGAAATCTAGGAGAACTGGAATGtcatggtgagccaggtcttctcattcaatATTAATACCAGACTTCACAGCAGGACAGAAATTTCCCAAAGACACCATCCAAGATCTTGTGGAAAGGCTTCCTAGTAGAATGGAGAAAAGAGCAACCATATACATTCTGGCAGAGGTTCTATCAGGCCCAGGTGAGTCAACCGTTCGCAATGGACCACACACCATCCGCAATGGACATTAAACAATCCAAAATGGAGGTTCTAAAATTTGTGTCTGATCAAAGACACACACCCTGAGGTATTTTCCCCAGATGAGGGTATCCACTTGGGTGCTATTGCCTTCAATGAGTTGAACATTCAGTAGGCCGGTTCTAAATCCtactttttagctgtttttttttttttgttcatacccATAACAGTAAATGTGCTCACTAATGACCAAAAATAAACTGGAAAAGACCAAATACAATCAAGctgcaaaaattattaaaacagttGTCCCCTTTCCACTATTTGAGGGAGGTCCTAGACTTCATCGGGGACTGTAGGAGGTTACAAACTTCAGACTTCCACTTAACTTATGCTCTTAAGAGTTCACATTACAGCAGAGGAACTCACTGAGTGATGGTCTTTGTATCTGCATATAACATTAAAACAACTCTCCAGCAGGCAAGCAAGACATTCATCATGTTGGAGGCCAGTCGGACTTGCTGCCCAACTACAGAAGGACTTCAGAGCAAAGCTGAAATGTAATCTACGTATATTATGCTTTCTCTGGTTCCTTCTTTCCCTCCATATTACCATGCTGAATACCACAATATCATCACATATATGGCCAGATTTTGGCTTTTATATAATCCAAgccactgacccaaaacaagtataCCCAGATAATCTAAAATCCTTGGTTGCTTGCTTATTTCTATATAACAACTTAGGCTCACCACAACATTTGGGCTTTAGATTTTGCTTGCGTCATgattcctttaaaaataatacttgaGGACACGCTAGAAAGCTTCAGTTATTACAAAGAAAATGATATGTACCCATGACGTGTCCTTCCCCTGTGGGCTGCTTGTCCATCTCCTGCATTAACTGCTGGGTCAGCATCTCCAGCTCTTCCACTTCTTTCATGTTCAGGGGAGTGGAACCAGCAGTCCGATTCTACAAGAAAATGAATAATGGTTACATCGATATAATAACTTTTCCCTTAATCAAACTGACCAATATTCTTTATCCCCAGAACCACAAAGGCACACACCTATACTAGTCTATAATCCAGGTAAATGATTTCAGTATAGAGGATTGCTCGTGCATATGTATcctaatgatttttattttatttagaatgtcGGCGGACAGATTCTTATGCATAGGTTACACTCCTTAGCCCCATTGGAGGACGGTGAGCCCCAAAAACAAGTTGGAAAGCCCTGAAACTTTCACTCTTAAAACCAAGTGGACCTAGTAAACTTGGTTGATGTTGTAAACTTCCCAATAGAGTAGAAGTTTAAAAGTAGTTATGTCCATTTTGCTTTGTGGTGGATTCACTCACCAGGTTTAGTTGCCCTGAATCATTCTTTACGGTCGCGGCCAGCATTCCACTAACACATCAGTTTCTAGAACTAAAAACCTGATAGATTTCCAACCCTCCTCTAATCAATGCAAATGAACAACAAAGGGTTtgtatttagaaacaaaaaacCCGAGAAGACGATTGGCCAATTTAGAGAGCTTTGTCTAGATTGAGTGTTCTACACCTGGATAACTcatgataaaattaaaaactcTGCCCCAAATCATTATTTCCATTTCTCCATGGACTTTATCTTGCCACCCTTTCCCTTTCCAGTGTTTAATTTACATAGTTGTACAAAATGTCTTACAGGCTCAGAAGGTCTTTGAAGGCTTGGCTGAGGTCCTCTGGTTTGGAAGCCATCTGACTGTGGTCTTGGTGCCTGAAAATGTTCTTGATGCGACTTTGGGCTCGGTGTTCCATTGGCTTTTATCACCCCGCTTTTAATACTTTCTTGTGGCACAAAATTCCTGCTTGGCTCCATCTGTGGGTTCAGGTTCCTGACATTATCATCTGGCCTTGCTTTTTCAAGCACTTGAGGCTTTTCTCGTTGCTGGGCATAGTTGAATCCTGGTGCCCGTACAGATGACGGTACAGAGGATGGGGAGGATTCAGAAACCACAGGTTGCAATGGTGGGAACTTCTGCTCTGGTCGCGGGGTCTCCGAGCTTGGCTCTGTTGGCCGAGGGGAGAATGTGTGTGGAGCTGAAGGCTTTGGAGTGAAGGTGTGAGATGGAGTCGGTTTTGGAGAAAAGGATGGCGTGCTTGGCTTTGGGGAGAAGCTCTGGACTGGTGGTGGGTTTGCAGCAGGTGGTGATGGGGAAAATGTGTGGGGAGCAGAGACTTTTGGAGCAAATGGAGAAGCAGGCTTTGGAGCCACTGGTGCAGGAGCAGCAGGCTTAGGGCTAAAAGTAGATGGGCCAGAAGGCTTAGGGGTAAATGTAGAGGGAGGAGCTTTGGGAGCAAATGGTGCCGGGGCCATGGGCTTAGAAGGGATTGGTGCAGCAGGTTTCGGTGAGAATACCAGTGGAACAGGTGGAGCGGGAGGAGGTGGTGGAATCTGTGAAACAAGAATTGAGTacttttgtaaattattgttaGATTGTAAACATATCAACACATTCGTTATTTGAAGACTTGACAAAAAAGGAACAGTAAATGAGAGAAAATTTCCCAAAGAGAGGGGGATTTAAATCTTAGGGAATTATCACTGGACGATGAATCCTAACCCATTGCTTTGGTGACAACTTTAAAACTTTGGATTTCCCCTTGCTTTCCACGGTTGATAATGATCAACCAGTaaatacacagcaataaaacctgacctTTCAAtatcctactaaaaaaaaaaaagttttgaaaacactataaaaaattcataaaaataataaaacaataaaaataaactgacatttgtaaaactataaaaataacagTAGCAAGTTTGATAAAATAATACACCAGATGTAGAGTTGAGGGTAAAAATAATATCCCAACACATGTCAGGGTGTTACCAAACCTTCATCAGGGTAATAAATAATGTACAATTACCTTTTGTATAACAAAACAAAGTTTGGTAACAAGGCACTGATCTAGCACCACCAAAATGTCTTCATTGGGTTTGTAAAAGTGGATAGACGAACATGgccataaaaacaatgaaaacatccaattttcttctctctcttacCTGAATGTCGTTGACTTCCTCCAGTGGAGGAGGTGATGGGAACGATTCCTCGACAGGGGGTGGGAAAGGCTCAGCAAACTCAGGAGGTGGAGGAGGGGGAAAACTAGATGTGGGGGAGCCAAGGATATCATCACTGAACGAGGGTGGAGGAGGTGGGAAGGACATGGTGGGGCTCAAAATGGAGTCATCGCTGGGTGGGGGAGGCGGCAGGATAAattctaaggaaaaaaaaaagagcaaataatcATGAAAAAGGCAATTTTTGGGATGTTTAGGAGGAGAGATGATTCTGGTTTTCAAATGGATCAActttaatttcttaaaatcaaaGTAAAAGCGATGTTCTAGTTCCTAAAACTATTCCTTTCTACTTTGGGGTTTTGGATGACCCTGCCTACATTTTGGTGTCCCGGAAACTCCATTCAGGGATAGTGAAAGCCATTCATCATGGACACAGGTAATATGGAGATCCAggagccctcataatgggcacagacccAGTTccgggatggtgggagccccccCTCAGTTCAGGGATCTTACTATTTGTCCCTGAGAGATAGAAGAATCCATTTCAGCCTCCAGTCTCTACTCAACACAGAGATCAGTTTTTGATTGAAAAACGGAATTTTACATGCTCAGAGATCTCAGTTGAGACCTCAGATTGTGTGATCCGTTTCTGCTGCACAAATCTTGGGACCAAATACCATTGGAGGGAACATGGAGCAGAATTTTCTCCAGCAAACATACAAATTTCAACCCTTCTCTTACCCTTGATTCATCCATCTCATCCAACCTAATAAAGTGGCCCTGTCATGAGGCGAAGCTTTCCAAATCAGGCATAACTGCAAAGAGAAAGCTTCCCCTGCTCATGATGCTATCACTCTTAGGTCAGCTAGGAAGCCGACACTTTCTGAAGAGACTTTTTCTTGGGTACAAGATACAGTAATTATCATAGGGGTCAGCAGGAGTAACTGGTGAGAAgcgatgagtgagaatgcctctggcattcttgcgaaaattttctcgaacttttgatgggtctgtgaaattacGGCAAACCAATTTCACGGGGCCATCGGAAGATCGaagaaatcattacgatccctggcactagtgGGTAATgaatctctagtgccccgggatcccAGTGGATTCACAGGGCtacattcattcttgcagccctgggaatcctcctgtttgcgatccccggcactagaagttaaattaacctctagtgcccggggatcgcagtggaactgcagatgaactctaaacGGAGaaactccctttttttttttttaactcattctTGTTGGCTAATTTACATCgcccgttctcgcttacaatttcgatAAGCGAGAACGACCATATTCGCTGCAAgctcgagttttaaaaactcgctcactcatccctaatagtGAGTGCCTTAGGGACCCAGGAGATCCACAATTCCGGAAGCATCGGTTTTCTTGCAGACTTCAGAGGaggatttttattaaaagttggcATTCTGGCATTTGGATAAATAAGTATTACTCCCATCATTTTGAAGGTATTCCTGCTTGGCAGTGTTGCTTTAAAATAACTTGAGTATGGTGTTGTACAGAGACACGCGGATGTAAATCGCTACATTTGTTTGCGTTACCATTTTGCAGCATTCAGCCCATTTCACAAGGTTTTTAGGTCATTTGTACTTTAGGTGATCGGGAAGATTATACAATTACATTTCTATTAGTTACATTCCTCCACCATATTGGCAGATGGTGGTCAGATCACATGGCAGATCACCCAATTCCTAAAGTGAATATCTAAATCATTCTATAGGGAATAAACAATTACTCATTACATATTTCTTAGCTCACAACACGTGATTGAATCGCACacatttgtttacaaacaaagccccccccccttccccattaatAGACTTTTAAGAACCAAGGATATACAGATCTGCTTTTctcctcctattattattattatccagtactTAGATAGTGCTGACATATCACACAGCACGGTacatgtccatagtcatgtcatagctgtccctcagaggagctcacaatctaatgtccttatcatagtcataggtcattattaggtctaaggacaattttggggggaagccattaacctcactgcatgtatttggaatttgggaggaaaccggagtacccagaggaaacccacacaaacacggggagaacctgcaaactccatgcagatagtgtcctggctgggattccaacctgggacccagagctgcaaatgtcggagtgctaaccactgagccaccgcaCTGTCCTATCACCATGTTCCTGGCACTCCAGCACAAATGATTGGCCTTTTGTGCCACTTTTCTTCACCACAATATGAGCACTGCTGTACAGGCTGATACCAGGACAAATACAGgaacttgtatttaaaaaatctatttaatgaTGTGTTGCCGAGTACAGAACTGCATTCACATGTGTTTATGTGGCTGAGATTCAGCTTAATACTGGAGTACTCAAACAAGTCTTTCCACTTTACAGGTTTTTATTGACTCTTCAGAATGTGCCGGCCTATTCACAGGCAAATTCCTCAAACAGCCAAAGTTCACAAAAGGTGCAAATAACGTGAAAATCCGTCTACAGTTCCCACCGTCTGCAGAGATTTCGAAGCTGCATAAGACAGCAACAATGCTCCGCCAATTTTTAAATCCGGACAATTTTTAGAAACGTGGTGACCATGCTGAAAGGTGAAATAGATTTTAGGGGATGTTACCAAAGCACGCAATTTCTAAAAGTTACTGGAAGGCTTCTCATATGGAAGTCACCAGAGTTTCCGGTTTAATGGCccttttaattttctctttagcTTTCTCCTGGAGACAATGAATCTTAATTATCCGGCTGCACGGCTCTCCGATCCTCTGATTACGATATTATGGTCATAATACACTGAGCAGCTATTTACATGAACAGCCGGATGGCGTGCAAACAAAATGACTTCATTCAGCATGGGGCAGGATTCTTGTCTGTATTTCGCtggggttttttctttttgttatttgcatTGGATACCCCGAGAAAAATAGCTTTTTACTTCTTGCCCCTTGGACACAACAGAAGTAAAGCTAAAGTAAGTAAAGCTTGTTCCCCCAGATGAATATTAGCGTTGTGGCcatcttgggtgaaaattatGGTCTGCACAGCCGGTTCCTGACATCCTTTAATGATCGGTCCCTGCTGGATGATTGGAAAGAAACGTCCATGGGATTTTCCTCCAAAAGCGAGACTACAGCTGGGTGCCTCTTGCTTGACCCCAGAATGAGATGTTGCTCTGTTCAACGGAGAACGGATGGTTACTCActtctccattgagcagaacaatgctgtctTATTTTGGGGTCCCTACACCAACGATGATCATCTCCATAAGGGGACACATATCAAAAAGCTTCAGAAAGAACTTAGCCGAAGTTGCCCATGGGTTCATAGCCCTAGCTGCCCTTCACTCCTCCAATAATCTtaaaatgacttcctcactcataacttcatcacacacacggctccaagacttttctagagctgccccgactctctggaatggtcttcctcatcctttatggcttgctcctactttctgctcatttaaagttGACTCTAAATCCCATAGCTCCCAcctatctgtcttcttctgttccctaaaccctcactacttcccaccattccatatccccctcctattgtgtgatacttcctccacctcttagattgtaagctcttcggggtggggtcctctccgcctcctgtctgtcatttgcaacccctatttaatttacagtgctgcgtaatatgttagttattattattattattattaaacaggatttatatagcgccaacatattacgcagcgctgtacattaaatagggattgcaaatgacagaacgatacagacagtgatacaggaggagagaaccctgccccgaagagcttacaatctagtaggtgggggaatttcacacacaaaggatgtgagatatgtagtgtgggaagtagtgatggtttcatatgacagaagaagccgggtaggcaagtttgaaaaaatgggttttgagttctcttttaaatgagcagaaagtaggagcaagccgaataggacgaggagaccattccagagagtcggggcagctctagagaagtcttgtatccgtgcgtgtgatgaggttatgagtgaggaagtcattagtaggtcattggaggagcggagggagcggcaggggaagtattttttaaccatgtcagaaatgtaagtgggacaataactgtgtagggatttgaaggcaaagcacaggagcttgaatttgattctaaggtgaaatggaagccaatggagagaactacaaagagatgcagcggaagaggagcggagggaaggatggatgagtctggctgcagcattcataatagattgtagaggagagagtcgggttagtggaataccagcgagaaggatgttacagtagtccagacgagaaatgataagagcatgtacaaggagtttgggggtctcaggggacaggtaggggcggatgttagtgctatgtaaatcctgtttaatagaaataaaaaccttaaaaccaGAAGATAGCAGCGGAGGGGGGCCACTATGGAAACTCCATTGAACAAGACCTTATTCTGGGGTCCCTACAGCAACGATGGACCCCAAACACATCCAAAATGGGGCATATAATCACAAAGCTTTAGAAGGAACCCAGCTGTGGATGTTCTTGGAGTCCAGAGCCCTAACCTT includes these proteins:
- the ZYX gene encoding zyxin, which gives rise to MDPAAPATRMTSSFTINISTPSFYNQPKKFAPVVPPKPKVNPFKAQDDAEPKNASAGALEGPGVKAFLGKVGEIPLVSPSSGEQEEFILPPPPPSDDSILSPTMSFPPPPPSFSDDILGSPTSSFPPPPPPEFAEPFPPPVEESFPSPPPLEEVNDIQIPPPPPAPPVPLVFSPKPAAPIPSKPMAPAPFAPKAPPSTFTPKPSGPSTFSPKPAAPAPVAPKPASPFAPKVSAPHTFSPSPPAANPPPVQSFSPKPSTPSFSPKPTPSHTFTPKPSAPHTFSPRPTEPSSETPRPEQKFPPLQPVVSESSPSSVPSSVRAPGFNYAQQREKPQVLEKARPDDNVRNLNPQMEPSRNFVPQESIKSGVIKANGTPSPKSHQEHFQAPRPQSDGFQTRGPQPSLQRPSEPNRTAGSTPLNMKEVEELEMLTQQLMQEMDKQPTGEGHVMDLCGFCGKGLSRTETVVRAGEHLYHVHCFTCSKCDQQLQGQQYYENKGRPLCEDCYQDTLECCAVCQKKITERLLKAMGKAYHPECFTCAVCHRPLQGEPFIVDQNNLPHCVADYHRRYAPRCSVCGEPIAPEPGRDETVRVVALEKNFHMMCYKCEDCGCALSVEADDSGCFPLDGHVLCKKCHIVRGRAVH